A window of the Scophthalmus maximus strain ysfricsl-2021 chromosome 8, ASM2237912v1, whole genome shotgun sequence genome harbors these coding sequences:
- the dla gene encoding delta-like protein A, protein MYLFDMGRVIPLTLTVMSMLLCQGFCSGVFELKLQEFLNKKGVQGNKNCCKGGGGPASSFQQQQQQQQCECKTFFRICLKHYQPNASPEPPCTYGGAVTPVLGSNSFQVPDVIPESAFSNPVRINFGFTWPGTFSLIIEALHTDSRDDLSTENPDRVISTMTTQRHLTVGDEWSQDLHTGGRTELKYSYRFVCDEHYYGDGCSVFCRPRDDAFGHFTCGERGEIVCDAGWKGTYCTEPICLPGCDEEHGFCEKPGECKCRVGFKGRYCDECIRYPGCLHGTCQQPWQCNCQEGWGGLFCNQDLNYCTHHKPCMNGATCSNTGQGSYTCSCRPGFTGASCETQVNECAGNPCRNGGSCTDMENTYTCTCPHGFYGNNCELSAMTCADGPCSNGGRCADNPDGGYFCQCPTGYAGFNCEKKIDHCTSGPCSNGARCVDLVNSYLCQCPDGFTGMNCDHTGDECSAYPCQNGGTCQDGVNGYTCTCPPGYTGRNCSSPISRCEHNPCHNGATCHERNNRYVCACVPGYGGRNCQFLLPEHAAIRGSEVPWMAVGSGVALVLLLLAGCAVLVGFFRSKVQRGGQTETACEGETINNLTNNCHRSDRDLAVGMMPTPGVKNINKKMDFCSADPEEGSPPGRSSYKSRQQPADYNLVQEVNYEQAAKEAMLEAACEDKCQSQDSFEFEEKRSKRLKCDASEKNAPEMSACADTKYKSVFVMSEEKDECIIATEV, encoded by the exons atgtatttatttgatatgGGGCGCGTCATCCCGCTGACTCTGACCGTCATGTCCATGCTGCTGTGCCAG GGGTTCTGTTCGGGGGTCTTCGAGCTGAAGCTGCAGGAGTTCCTGAACAAGAAGGGCGTGCAGGGCAACAAGAACTGCTGTAAGGGAGGAGGGGGCCCGGCCTCGtccttccagcagcagcagcagcagcagcagtgcgaGTGTAAAACCTTCTTCAGGATCTGTCTGAAGCACTACCAGCCCAACGCGTCGCCGGAGCCGCCGTGCACGTACGGCGGCGCCGTGACGCCCGTCCTCGGCTCCAACTCGTTCCAGGTGCCCGACGTCATCCCGGAGAGCGCGTTCAGCAACCCGGTCAGGATAAACTTCGGCTTCACGTGGCCG gGGACCTTCTCGCTGATCATCGAGGCGTTACACACCGACTCCAGAGACGACCTCTCCACAG agaACCCAGACCGCGTCATCAGCACCATGACCACCCAGCGGCACCTGACGGTGGGCGACGAGTGGTCCCAGGACCTGCACACCGGCGGCCGGACGGAGCTCAAGTACTCGTACCGGTTCGTGTGCGACGAGCACTACTACGGCGACGGCTGCTCGGTGTTCTGCCGGCCGCGCGACGACGCCTTCGGCCACTTCACCTGCGGCGAGCGCGGGGAGATCGTGTGCGACGCCGGCTGGAAGGGGACGTACTGCACCGAGC CGATTTGTCTGCCGGGCTGCGACGAAGAGCATGGCTTCTGCGAGAAACCTGGAGAGTGCAA GTGCCGAGTGGGATTCAAAGGGCGCTACTGCGACGAGTGCATCCGTTACCCAGGCTGCCTCCACGGGACCTGCCAGCAGCCCTGGCAGTGCAACTGTCAGGAGGGCTGGGGCGGCCTCTTCTGCAACCAAG ATCTCAACTACTGCACTCACCACAAGCCCTGCATGAATGGGGCCACTTGTAGCAACACCGGCCAGGGCAGCTACACCTGTTCCTGCAGGCCGGGATTCACTGGGGCCAGCTGCGAGACCCAGGTCAACGAATGCGCCGGAAACCCCTGCCGCAACGGAGGAAGCTGCACC GATATGGAAAACACGTATACCTGCACTTGCCCCCACGGTTTCTATGGCAACAACTGCGAGCTGAGCGCAATGACGTGTGCGGACGGGCCCTGCTCCAACGGGGGCCGCTGCGCCGACAACCCTGACGGAGGCTACTTTTGCCAGTGCCCCACGGGATACGCTGGGTTCAACTGCGAGAAGAAGATCGACCACTGCACCTCCGGCCCCTGCTCCAACG GCGCGCGCTGCGTGGATCTCGTCAACTCGTACCTGTGTCAGTGTCCAGACGGTTTCACCGGCATGAACTGCGACCACACCGGGGACGAGTGTTCGGCGTACCCTTGCCAGAACGGTGGGACGTGCCAGGATGGTGTCAACGGCTACACCTGCACCTGCCCACCAGGATACACCGGCCGCAACTGTAGCTCGCCCATCAGCCGCTGTGAACACAACCCTTGCCACAACGGCGCCACATGCCACGAACGAAACAACCGCTATGTCTGCGCGTGTGTCCCCGGCTACGGTGGACGGAACTGCCAGTTCCTGCTGCCAGAGCACGCCGCCATCCGCGGCTCAGAAGTTCCCTGGATGGCTGTCGGATCCGGAGTGgccctggtgctgctgctgctggcgggcTGCGCCGTACTCGTTGGATTTTTCCGATCAAAGGTGCAGCGCGGCGGTCAAACAGAAACCGCCTGTGAGGGAGAGACAATAAACAACCTCACTAACAACTGTCACCGCAGTGACAGGGACCTGGCGGTCGGCATGATGCCGACGCCGGGGgtcaaaaatatcaacaagAAGATGGACTTCTGCAGCGCCGACCCCGAGGAAGGGTCCCCGCCGGGGAGGAGCAGCTACAAGAGCCGCCAACAGCCCGCGGACTACAACCTCGTACAAGAGGTCAACTATGAGCAGGCGGCGAAAGAGGCCATGCTGGAGGCAGCCTGCGAGGACAAGTGCCAGTCCCAGGACTCGTTTGAGTTCGAGGAGAAGCGCAGCAAACGTTTAAAATG CGATGCATCAGAAAAGAATGCCCCAGAAATGTCTGCATGTGCGGACACCAAGTacaaatctgtgtttgtgatgtcagaAGAGAAGGACGAATGTATAATCGCAACTGAG GTGTAA